A genomic stretch from Styela clava chromosome 5, kaStyClav1.hap1.2, whole genome shotgun sequence includes:
- the LOC120345153 gene encoding uncharacterized protein LOC120345153 has translation MGAAGQRGNKGESGVVDYSRVDETISRKVNEQIHTLSARLEKLEESAQMEASPTAECTNKWETEPADYMYIGCYKEETPWRGNRIVTTAEGRFPTVTGNYEARTNAIEKCAKVAWCLGYKVFVLQAGGWCATSANAHKVYGKYGSSTACALDGEGYHWTNAVYMIIR, from the exons ATGGGCGCCGCTGGACAGCGTGGAAATAAAGGAGAAAGTGGTGTAGTAGATTATTCCAGGGTTGATGAAACAATATCAAGAAAAGTCAATGAGC AAATACATACTCTCAGTGCTAGATTGGAAAAACTTGAAGAATCAG CACAAATGGAAGCATCCCCGACAGCAGAGTGTACCAACAAATGGGAAACTGAAC CTGCGGATTACATGTATATCGGCTGCTACAAAGAAGAAACTCCGTGGCGGGGTAATCGTATTGTAACGACAGCTGAAGGGAGATTTCCGACTGTTACGGGAAATTATGAAGCCAGAACCAATGCGATAGAAAAATGTGCAAAGGTTGCTTGGTGCCTGGGATATAAAGTATTCGTGCTTCAAGCTGGTGGATGGT GTGCAACATCAGCCAATGCTCACAAAGTATATGGCAAATATGGGTCATCAACTGCCTGCGCTCTAGACGGGGAAGGATATCATTGGACAAATGCAGTCTACATGATAATCAGATAA
- the LOC144422957 gene encoding uncharacterized protein LOC144422957, producing the protein MQSKFVTLAGLLLLANFCFSQDTISRQQTCQRLNNVFQSICLDTPLPISARNQGIPGKRGPKGDKGAIGQSGNKGESGVVDYSRVDETISRKFNEQIHTLSARLEELEEMVTNLNKKTSGQREASPTAECTNKWNTEPADYMYIGCYKEQTPWQGTRVVTPVEGRFPTVSGSYGARTNAIEKCAKVAWCLGYKVFVLQAGGWCATSANAHKIYGKYGSLLTCAQDGEGGGMTNAVYMIIG; encoded by the exons ATGCAATCAAAATTTGTTACGCTGGCTGGCTTGCTGCTTCTGGCGAATTTCTGTTTTAGTCAGGATACTATATCACGCCAACAGACGTGCCAACGGTTGAATAATGTGTTTCAGAGCATATGCCTCGATACGCCATTGCCAATTTCAGCAAGAAACCAAGGTATACCCGGGAAGAGAGGACCCAAAGGAGACAAGGGAGCCATTGGACAGAGTGGAAATAAAGGAGAAAGTGGTGTAGTAGATTATTCCAGGGTTGATGAAACAATATCGAGGAAATTCAATGAAC AAATACATACTCTCAGTGCCAGATTGGAGGAACTTGAAGAAATGGTCACAAACTTGAATAAGAAGACGTCAG GACAAAGGGAAGCATCTCCGACAGCAGAGTGCACCAACAAATGGAACACTGAAC CTGCGGATTACATGTATATCGGCTGTTACAAAGAACAAACGCCGTGGCAGGGAACCCGTGTTGTAACGCCAGTTGAAGGGAGATTTCCGACTGTTTCGGGAAGCTATGGAGCCAGAACCAATGCGATAGAAAAATGTGCAAAGGTTGCTTGGTGCTTGGGATATAAAGTATTCGTGCTTCAAGCTGGTGGATG GTGTGCAACATCCGCCAATGCTCACAAAATATATGGCAAATATGGGTCATTACTTACCTGCGCCCAAGACGGAGAAGGAGGTGGTATGACAAATGCAGTGTATATGATAAttggataa
- the LOC120344464 gene encoding uncharacterized protein LOC120344464, with protein sequence MFNINIYRIDYQTVMHLQLVNLTGLLLLANFGFCQDTISRQQTCQRLNNVFQSICHDTPLPISARNQGIPGKRGPKGNMGATGQRGNKGDSGVVDYSRVNETISRRFNEQIHTLNARLEKLEESGQTEASPTAECTNKWDTELADYMYIGCYKEETPSQGNRIVTPVEGRFPTVTEFYRHRTNAIEKCAKVAWCLGYRVFVLQDGGWCATSANAHKVYGKYGSSTACAQDGEGAAGTNAVYMIIR encoded by the exons atgttcaatattaatatatatagaaTAGATTACCAAACAGTCATGCATTTACAATTAGTTAATCTCACTGGCTTGTTGCTTCTGGCAAATTTCGGGTTTTGTCAGGACACTATATCACGCCAACAGACGTGTCAAAGGTTGAATAATGTGTTTCAAAGCATATGCCACGATACACCATTGCCAATTTCGGCGAGAAATCAAGGTATACCCGGGAAGAGAGGACCCAAAGGAAACATGGGCGCCACTGGACAGCGTGGAAATAAAGGAGACAGTGGTGTAGTAGATTATTCCAGAGTTAATGAAACAATATCGAGAAGATTCAATGAGC AAATACATACCCTCAATGCTAGACTGGAAAAACTTGAAGAGTCAG gaCAAACTGAAGCATCCCCGACAGCTGAGTGTACCAACAAATGGGACACTGAAC ttGCGGATTACATGTATATCGGCTGTTACAAAGAAGAAACTCCGTCGCAGGGTAATCGTATTGTGACGCCAGTTGAAGGGAGATTTCCGACTGTTACGGAATTTTATCGTCACAGAACCAATGCGATAGAAAAATGTGCAAAGGTTGCTTGGTGCTTGGGATATAGAGTATTCGTGCTGCAAGATGGTGGATG gtGTGCAACATCAGCCAACGCTCACAAAGTATATGGCAAATATGGGTCATCAACTGCCTGCGCCCAAGACGGGGAAGGAGCTGCTGGGACAAATGCAGTCTACATGATAATCAGATAA